In the Streptomyces coeruleoprunus genome, CCAGCAACCGCAGGTCGGCCGACTCGTCCTGGGTCTCCGTCCACGCGCGGTGCACCCCGCCGAGGCCGCCCGTCGCGAACACTCGGATGCCCGCCCGCGCCGCCAGGAACGCCGTCGCCGACACCGTCGTCGCCCCGCTCGCCCCCGCCGCGACGGCCGGCGCCAGATCGCGGTGGCCCAGCTTGCGGACGGCCGGGTCCGACGCCACCCGCTCCAGCTGCGCCTTGTCCAGCCCCACCCGGGGCACCCCGTCCAGGACGGCGATCGTCGCCGGGACGGCGCCACCGGCCCGTACCAGCGACTCCAACTCCTCGGCGACGGCCAGATTGCGCGGCCGGGGCAGGCCGTGCGCGATGATCGTCGACTCCAGGGCGACGACGGGCCGGTGCGCGGCCAGCGCCTCGCGCACCTCTTCGGACAACATCACTGTGGTCTCGGACATGACCCATCCCTGGCGCACCCGGCGTACCCCCAAACCTCACCCGTCCCGCCTCTACGCTGACCCCCATGCGAACCCCCACGGCGCGGTACTTCTACGACGATCTGGCCGCGGACTACGACCTGATGTACGCGGACTGGGACACGAGCGTCGTACGGCAGGGCGTCGCCCTGGACGACCGCATCACCCGGGCCCTGGGCCCCGGCGGGCACGACGTGCTCGACTGCGCCTGCGGCATCGGCACCCAGGCGCTCGGGCTGGCCGCACGCGGGCACCGCGTCACCGGCACCGACCTGAGCCCGGTGGCGGCCGCGCGGGCCGCCCGGGAGGCCGCCGCCCGCGGCCTGCGCCTGGCCGCCGGCGCCGCCGACATGCGGGCCCTGCCCCTGCGCGACGCCTCCTTCGACGTGGTGGTCTGCGCCGACAACTCGCTGCCGCACCTGCTCACGCCGGACGACGTCCGCACCGCCCTCGCGGAGATGCGCCGCGTGCTGCGGCCGGGCGGACTGCTGCTGGTCACGACCCGCCCGTACGACGCCCTGCGCGCCGAGCGGCCCCTCTCGACCCCGCCGGCCGTGCGCACCGGGCCCGACGGGCGCAGCGTCACCTTCCAGCTGTGGCACTGGCACGACGACGGCGAGCACTACGACCTGGAGCTCTTCCAGCTACGGCCCGGCACGGCCGAGACCCCGGCCCCCGACGGCGGCCTCGCGCCGGAGCACGACCAGTGGGTCACGACCGTGCGCCGGGCCACCTACTGGGCGCTCACCCGCGACCGGCTGACGGCACTGGCCACGGAGGCGGGCCTGCACTCCACCGCATGGCACGACCCCGAGGAGACGGGCTTCTTCCAGCCGATGCTGACAGCCCACCGCTGACCACACCGCCGGCCGCCGCGCCCCTCCCCGGCGGGGCTCAGAACAGCGGCTGCGGCAGCACCCCCTCCAGCTCCAGCAGCCGTCGCTTCGTCTCCAGGCCGCCCCCGAACCCGCCCAGGCCCCCGTCGCTCTCCACCACCCGGTGGCACGGCACCACCACCGGCAACGGATTGGCGCCCATCGCCGCGCCGACCGCCTGGGCGCCGTCGGGCCGGCCCACCCGCCGGGCCAGCTCCCCGTACCCGACGACCGTCCCGTACGGGACGGTCGTGGCCAGCTCCCGCAGCACCTGACGGGTGAAGCCGCCCGTCAGCGACCAGTCCAGCGGCAGCCGGAACTCGTGCAGGTCCCCCGCGAAGTACGCCTCCAGCATCCGTATCGGCTCGGCCAGCCTGCCCGTCGCGTCCTCCACCGGCTCCGCGCCCAGCCGCCCCGCCAGGCCCTCCACCGCCCGCTCCCGCACCGCGCCGTCGGCGTGGAACACGACGGTGACCAGCCCCTCGCCGGTGGCGGCCAGCAGCAGCGGACCGATGTCGCTCCCGACGACGGCCCATTCCACGGTCGGCCCCCCGACCCGCACACAGCTGTCCATGTCCGCCACGGTACGCGCGGCCACTGACAACGCCCCGCCCTCCGCCCGGACCGTTCCCCTCCGCGCGGACGTGCCCGCCCCGACCTCCCCGCCCCGGGCTTGCACCGCCCGGCCGCGCGGGGCGCCCCGCCGGTCGGCTAACCTCCGCTTTTGAATTCGTCCGGTGCTCGGTACGCACCATGGCCTCGGCCCCGTACCAGCCGGTACACATGGCATCGACACAGCGACGGGGCACGAGGGGTGAGGGGCAGGCGGCTATGCAGGGCACTGTCGACGGATTCAGCCACGGCCTCGTCACACCCGTGGTGGCCTATCTGATGGCCTGCCTGGGCGGGGCGCTCGGCCTGCGCTGCACCACCCGGTCGGTGCGCCATCGCGGAGCGTTCAGCCCCGGCTGGCTCGCGCTCGGGGCGACCTCGATCGGCGCCGGCATCTGGACCATGCACTTCATCGCTATGACGGGCTTCAGCATCGCCGAGGTCCCCGTCGACTACGACCGGCCCACCACGTTCGCCAGCCTCGCCGTCGCGATCCTCATGGTCGGCATCGGGATCTTCATCGTGGGACTGCGCGGCCCGACCAGGATGGCCCTCGTCACCGGCGGCACCATCACGGGACTCGGCATCGCCACCATGCACTACCTCGGCATGGCGGGAATGCGGCTCCAGGGCCGCATCGAGTACGACACCCCCACCGTCGCCCTCTCCGTGGTGGTGGCCGTCGTGGCGGCCACGTCGGCCCTGTGGGCGGCCGTCTCGGTCCACGGCTTCCTGCCCAGCCTGGGCGCCAGCCTCGTCATGGGCCTCGCGGTGACCGGCATGCACTACACCGGCATGGCCGCCGTCAGCGTGCACCTCCACCCCGACGACGCCGTGGACGCGGTCGCCCTCGACACGATGGGCACCCTGGACGCCGCCGGCGCCATGGACGCGATGGCGGCCGGCGCCCCCACGGCCGTGTCGCTGCTCGCCCCGATGCTCGTCGGCCCGGTCGTCTTCCTGCTGCTCGCCGCCATCGCGGTGATGTTCGACCCGCTCCTGGTGAGCGGGGGCGGCCACCCGGGCGCCGGACCGGGCGGCCACGACGCCTACCGGCCCGGGATCCCGGCGCAGCGCCACCGGGACATGCAGCGCGACGCGCACCGCGCGACCCGGTTCCGCGACCGCTGAGCACACGCCGGGCGGGCCCCGCGGGCCCATGGGCGCCGCCATCAGGACCCGACTGTCAGTGGGGGGTCGTACGGTGGTCTCATGCGGCCCGTATCCCAGATCGAACGCTCGGTGGCGCCCTTCGAGGTCGTCAGCCCGTACCAGCCCAGCGGTGACCAGCCCACGGCCATCGACGACCTCGAGCGGCGCATCCGCGCAGGTGAGAAGGACGTCGTCCTGCTCGGTGCGACCGGCACCGGCAAGTCCGCCACCACCGCGTGGATGATCGAGCGGCTCCAGCGCCCCACCCTGGTGATGGCCCCGAACAAGACGCTGGCCGCCCAGCTGGCCAACGAGTTCCGGGAGCTGCTGCCGAACAACGCCGTCGAGTACTTCGTGTCGTACTACGACTACTACCAGCCCGAGGCGTACGTCCCGCAGTCGGACACCTACATCGAGAAGGACTCCTCGATCAACGAGGAGGTGGAGCGGCTGCGCCACTCCGCGACGAACTCGCTGCTGACCCGCCGCGACGTGGTCGTCGTGGCGTCGGTGTCCTGCATCTACGGCCTCGGTACGCCGCAGGAGTACGTCGACCGGATGGTGCCCCTCAAGGTCGGCGAGGAGGTCGACCGGGACGAGCTGCTGCGCCGCTTCGTCGACATCCAGTACACGCGCAACGACCTGGCGTTCACGCGCGGCACGTTCCGGGTCCGCGGCGACACGATCGAGATCTTCCCGGTCTACGAGGAGCTGGCCGTCCGCATCGAGATGTTCGGCGACGAGATCGAGGCGCTGTCCACGCTGCACCCGCTCACGGGCGAGGTCATCAGCGAGGACCGCGAGCTGTACGTCTTCCCGGCCAGCCACTACGTGGCGGGCCCGGAGCGCATGGAGCGCGCCGTCAACGGCATCGAGCGCGAGCTGGAGGAGCGCCTCGCCGAGCTGGAGAAGCAGGGCAAGCTGCTGGAGGCCCAGCGGCTGCGCATGCGCACCACGTACGACATCGAGATGATGCGCCAGATCGGCTCCTGCTCCGGCATCGAGAACTACTCGATGCACTTCGACGACCGCGAGCCCGGCTCCCCGCCCAACACCCTCCTCGACTACTTCCCCGAGGACTTCCTCCTCGTCATCGACGAGTCCCACGTGACCGTGCCGCAGATCGGCGCGATGTACGAGGGCGACGCCTCCCGCAAGCGCACCCTCGTCGACCACGGCTTCCGGCTGCCGTCCGCGCTCGACAACCGGCCCCTGCGCTGGGAGGAGTTCCAGGAGCGCATCGGCCAGACCGTCTACCTGTCGGCGACGCCCGGACCGTACGAGCTGTCCCGCTCCGACGGCTTCGTCGAGCAGATCATCCGCCCCACCGGCCTCGTCGACCCGGAGGTCGTCGTCAAGCCCACCGAGGGCCAGATCGACGACCTGGTCCACGAGATCCGCCTGCGCACCGAGCGCGACGAGCGCGTCCTGGTCACCACGCTCACGAAGAAGATGGCCGAGGACCTGACGGACTACTTCCTCGAACTGGGCATCCAGGTCCGCTACCTCCACAGCGACGTCGACACGCTGCGCCGCATCGAGCTGCTGCGCGAGCTGCGCAGCGGCGAGTACGACGTCCTGGTCGGCATCAACCTGCTCCGCGAGGGGCTCGACCTCCCCGAGGTCTCCCTCGTCGCCATCCTGGACGCCGACAAGCAGGGCTTCCTGCGCTCCGGGACCTCGCTCATCCAGACCATCGGCCGCGCGGCGCGCAACGTCTCCGGCCAGGTCCACATGTACGCGGACACCATCACGCCCGCCATGGCCCAGGCCATCGACGAGACCAACCGCCGCCGCGAGAAGCAGGTCGCGTACAACGAGGCCAACGGCATCGACCCCCAGCCGCTCCGCAAGAAGATCAACGACATCGTCGCGACCATCGCGCGCGAGGAGATCGACACCGAGCAGCTGCTCGGCACGGGATACCGGCAGGGGAAGGACGGCAAGGGCGCCAAGTCCCCCGTACCGTCCCTCGGCACGACGGCCAAGGCCGCCAAGACCGGCGGCAAGGGCACCAAGGCGGGCAAGGCCGCCGCGGGCAAGGGCGCCCTGGTGAGCGACCGCCCCGCCGCCGAACTCGCCGGGATCATCGAGGAGATGACCGAGCGCATGCGGGCCGCCGCCGCGGAGCTGCAGTTCGAGGTCGCCGCCCGGCTGCGCGACGAGGTGAGCGAACTGAAGAAGGAGCTGCGGCAGATGAAGGAGGCCGGCATCGCCTGACGGGCGATGCCCTGCGGGCCCCGCAAGGGGCACCGGCAGGCAGTGTGTTGCAACACCGATACAAAAGGGAACCCGCCCTGATGCCGTCGCCGCGCCCCTGCGTAGGGTGCTGTGGAACCGCGCACGGCACCCAGAATCGGGCAGCGGGGAACGCAAAGAGAGGGGACAGCGCGTGACGGTCAACTTGGCCAAGGGTCAGGCCATCAGCCTGCAGAAGAGCGACGGGGGGACCCTGACCGCGGTGCGGATGGGGCTCGGCTGGCAGGCGGCGCCGCGCCGCGGTCTGTTCGGTTCGCGGACCCGGGAGATCGACCTGGACGCGTCGGCGGTGCTGTTCGCCGACAAGCAGCCGGTCGACGTGGTGTTCTTCCGCCACCTGGTCAGCGACGACGGCTCCGTACGCCACACCGGCGACAACCTGGTCGGCGGCGCCGGCCAGGGCGGGGACGACGAGGCCATCCTCGTCGACCTCCAGCGCGTCCCGGTCCACATCGACCAGATCATCTTCACGGTGAACTCCTTCACCGGCCAGACGTTCCAGGAGGTGCAGAACGCCTTCTGCCGCCTCGTGGACGAGACGAACGGCCAGGAGCTGGCCCGGTACACGCTGGCCGGCGGCGGCCAGTACACCGCGCAGATCATGGCGAAGGTGCACCGCTCCGGCAGCGCCTGGCAGATGACCGCCATCGGCTCGCCGGCCAACGGTCGCACCTTCCAGGACCTGATGCCGGCGATCATGCCGCACCTGTAGGCATCCACCACCGCACACCACACGCACACCGACGTACCGCAGCTCCCGGAGGCACCAGGCCGCCGGGAGCTGCCCGCACACGCAGCCGAGGGGACACGCGCGATGACGGCCGAGCTGGTCCGGGGGCAGAACCATCTCCTGCCCGACACCCGACTCGAGATCCGGGTCTCCGCCGGCACTCCGGTCGTGGCCGGTGCCGGCCTCGCCGACGAGCACGGAAAGGTGGCCGGATCCGAGTGGGTCGCCCACCCCGGCTCGCCGCGCCTGCCCGGTGTCGAGGTGTCCCGGCAGGCGGCCGCCGACCACCGGCTCGCCGTCGACCTGGAGGCGCTCCCGGCCGCCGTGCACCGCGTGACCGTGCTGCTCGCCCTCCCGGCCGGCACGGGCGGGCCCGGCAGCTTCGGCGCCGTCGCGGCGCCCTTCGTCGCGGTCACCGGCCTCGACGGCACCGAGATCGCCAGCTACACCATCACCGGCCTCGACACCGAGTCCGCCGTCGTCGCCCTGGAGCTGTACCGCCGCCAGGGCGTCTGGAAGGTCCGCGCCGTCGGCCAGGGCTACGCCGGCGGCCTCGCCGCGATGCTCCACGACCAGGGCCTGGACCGCGCCGCCGACCTCGCCACCGCCATCCAGGACGCCGTCGCCCGCGGCGTCGACCGCTCCGTGGCCGCGCCCCCGCCGCGCACCGCCGACGTCGACCGGCTCCGCCACGGCGCCCCGCTGGCCCCGACGGCCCCGCCCGGCCCCGCGAACGCCCAGCCGCCGCAGCCGCCTCAGCCTTCCGAGCCCGCCCGGCCCCCGGTCGGCGACCAGCCCTCCGCCGGCGCCACCCCGCCCGCGAACCCGGCGCCGTCGACCGGCCCCGCCCGGCCCGCCGGGCCCATCGACTACACCCACCCGCGCCGCCGCACCACCGCGCCCCCGCCGCCGCCCCCGGCCGCGCCCCCCACCTCGCCCGGCACCCCGTCCGCGCCGGTGGCCGGCGACGCCACGGGCTGGTCCATGGAGGAGCGGCTCTACAACCAGGTGTGGGGCATGTTCGAGGACCTGGCCCGGGCGACGGCCGCGTACCGCAGCGCCGTCGACTTCGCCGAGTCCCGTATGGACCAGGAGCTGGACCGCGTCCTGTCCGACCCGCGCAGCCGTATCGGTTCCGCGGGGGACGCCGCCCGCGCGGCCGCCCGCGCCAAGTGCGAGGAGCTGACCGCCCGGGCCCGGGAGGGGCTCGACCGGGACCTGGCCCAGCTCGCCGCCGAGTCGGAGGTAGTGGAGCCGGCGCTGCCGGTCGCGTTCGCCCGCTGGGACAACCCCGTGTGGCACGCCTACCGCGTCCCCATGGAGATCCCCATGGCGCTGCGGCTGGGCGACCTGCACCTCGCCGAGAGCCCGGAGCTGCGCATCCCCATGCTCATCCGGCTGCCGCTGGAGCGGGGCCTGTGGGTGGACGCCGGCCGCCGCGGCTCCGGGGCGGCCGGCCTCCTCGACGAGGGGCGGCTGCGCAGGCTCGCCCTCGACACGGCGGTCGCGCACGCCGCCCGCCTCCTCGCGGTCTACCCGCCGGGCGACTTCACGGTGCACGTCATCGACCCGGCGGGCTCGGCGGCCGCGGCTCTCGCCCCGCTCACGGAATCCGGGGTGCTCGCCGCGCCGCCGGCCACCGGGCCCGGGGGAGTGGCCACGGTCCTGTCCCGGCTGACCCGGCGCGTCGACCTGGTGCAGATGGCGGTCCGCGGCGGCGCCGCCGCGGACGCGCTGCCGCCGGACCTGGACACCGCCGAACAGCTGCTGATCGTCAACGACTTCCCGCACGGCTTCGACGACCGGGCCGTCACCCAGCTGCGCTACCTCGCGGACGAGGGCCCCGCCGTGGGCGTCCATCTGCTGATGGTCGCCGACCGCGAGGACGCGAGCGCCTACGGCCCGGTGCTGGACCCGCTGTGGCGGTCCCTGCTGCGGGTCACGCCCGTTCCGGACGACCACCTGGCCGACCCGTGGGTCGGGCACGCCTGGACGTACGAGCCGCCTCTGGTGCCGCCGGGCAGCCGGATCCTCCACGACGTGCTGGGGAGGGTCGCCGACGCGCGCCGCAGCTGGCGCCGTTGACCACGGGCACGGGCTCGCCAACGGGGCCGTAAACCCTCTCGTCGCCCCACCATGCCCGCTGAGCTGGGAACTTGAGGTTCTTTTACCCAGGGCTTTACCTTTCCTTGGGGGTTGGGGTACGGTGCTGTCCGCGGAGGGGAGTACTCCCGGCTGCGGCGTGCCCGTCAATACGGACGGTCGGACGGAAGACCGGTCCCGGGGCGCCGGCCCCCACGCGCCCCGGCCCCGGCCGTGGCGCACTCGGGTGGAAGAGACCTCCGGCAGCGACGACGCTGATCAGTAGCCGTACGACGCCGGAGGCGCAGTGGACGTTTCGATGACCCTGTGGGTGGTGACCGTTCTCGGTCTGTCCGCCCTGATCGCGATCGACTTCTTCATCGGGCGCAAGCCCCATGACGTGTCGGTCAAGGAGGCCGGGATCTGGACCGTGGTCTGGATCGTCCTGGCCGCGCTCTTCGGGCTCGGCCTGCTGTTCGCCGGCGAGAGCCAGGCGTCCGGCGAGTTCTTCGCCGGCTTCATCACCGAGAAGTCGCTGAGCGTCGACAACCTCTTCGTCTTCGTCCTGATCATGGCGAAGTTCTCCGTGCCGTCCCACCTCCAGCAGCGGGTGCTGCTGATCGGTGTGCTGATCGCGCTCGTCCTGCGGGCCATTTTCATCGCCGCCGGTGCCGCGATCATCGCCAGCTTCTCCTGGGTCTTCTACATCTTCGGCGCGTTCCTGATCTACACGGCCTGGAAGCTCGTCCAGGAGGCCCGCTCCGACGAGCCGGAGGAGGAGTACGAGGAGAACCGCCTCCTGCGCTCCATCGAGCAGCGCTTCGGCGTCGCCGACCGGTACCACGACACGAAGCTCTTCATCCGCAACAACGGCAAGCGGGTGCTGACGCCGCTGATGGTCGTCATGCTCGCGATCGGCACCACCGACGTGCTGTTCGCCCTGGACTCCATCCCCGCGATCTTCGGCCTGACCCAGGACCCGTACATCGTGTTCACGGCCAACGCCTTCGCGCTCATGGGCCTGCGACAGCTGTACTTCCTCATCGGCGGCCTGCTGAAGAAGCTGGTCCACCTGAGCTACGGCCTGTCGGTGATCCTCGGCTTCATCGGCGTGAAGCTGGTGCTGCACGCCCTGCACGAGTCCGGGGTGCACGTCCCGGAGATCTCCATCCCGTTCTCGCTGGCCGTCATCTGCGGCGTCCTGGTGATCACCACGATCACCAGCCTCATCGCCTCCCGCAGGCAGGCCGCCGCCGAGGAGCAGGCCAAGGAGTCCGCGGAGGTCTGACCCCCGCCAGGAGCAATGCGACACCGGCCGGGTTGCCGTGCGACCCGGCCGGTGTTTGCGTGGCTTCCATGAAGTTCACTCAGATCGTCGACTTCGAGACCGAGCGCATGGACGAGATGCGTGCCCTCATGGACGAGTGGGACGCCACCGCCGGGCCCCGCGACTACGGCCCCAAGCGCACCGCCATCCTCAAGGACCGGGACAACGCCAACCGGTTCTACGTCGTCGTCGAGTTCGACTCGTACGACGAGGCCATGCGCAACAGCAACGACCCCGGGACCACGCGCATGGCGCAGCGCCTCCAGGAGCTGTGCACCCGGCCCACCCGGTTCGTCAACTGCGACGTCCTCGACACGCAGGAAGGCTGACTCCGGGCCCGGCGTCCCGCCGCACGGCCGCTCAGACAGCCGCGGGTTCCTCGGCGGGCTCCTGTACCGCGGCCGGCCGCGGCATGGTCTCCGGCAGCAGCGCGAAGCAGCCCAGGCTCAGCACGGCGATGGCCGTCAGATAGGCCGCCACGCCCCACGGCGGCCCCGAGCCGCCCGACGCGGCCGTCGCCACCATCGGGGTCAGCGCCCCGCCCAGCACGCCCGCCAGGTTGTAGCCGACAGCCGCGCCCGTGCAGCGCACCCGCGGCTCGTACAGCTCCGGCAGATACGCGGCGACGACCGAGAACATCGTGATGAACGCCAGCAGCGCACCCAGCAGCCCCAGAAACATCATGACCGGCCGCCCGGTGTGCAGCAGCGCCACCATCGGGAACATCCACACCGCGCACGCCGCGCACCCCGCCAGACACAGCGGACGCCGCCCGTACCGGTCGCCGAGCATCGCGGCGAACGGCGTCACCGCGCCCTTGACGGCCACCGCCGCCATCACACAGACCAGCATCGTCGTACGGCTCACGCCCAGCCGCTCGGTGCCGTACGCCAGCGCCCACGTCGACACGGCGTAGAACACCGCGTACCCGACCGCCAGCGCCCCGGCCGTCAGCAGCACCAGCCGCCAGTGGCCGCGCACCACCTCGACCAGCGGGGCGCTCGCCCGCGTGCCCGACTCCGCCAGTTCCTGGAACTGCGGGGTCTCCGCCAGCGACGTGCGCAGCAGCAGCCCGCCGAGCGCGAGGACGCCGGCCGCCCAGAACGGCACGCGCCACCCCCACTCCCGGAACGCCTCGTCGCTGAGCCACGCCGACAGGGCCAGCATGATCCCGTTCGCCAGCAGGAAGCCGACCGGCGGGCCCATCTGCGGGAAGCTCGCCCACAGGGCGCGCCGCCGCTCCGGGGCGTGCTCGGCCGTCAGCAGCACCGCCCCGCCCCACTCACCGCCCAGGCCGAGGCCCTGCAGGAAGCGCAGCACCAGCAGCAGCACGGGGGCGGCCACGCCCAGCGTCGCGTACGACGGGACGCAGCCGACCGCGACGGTCGCCGTGCCCGTCAGCGCCAGTGAGGCGAAGAGCACCGGGCGCCGCCCGTAGCGGTCGCCGATGTGTCCGAAGAGGACCGAACCGAGGGGACGGGAGACGAAGCCGACGGCGAAGGTGCCGAACGCCGCGAGCGTGCCGGCGACGGGGGAGAAGGTCGGGAAGAAGAGTGGCCCAAGGACCAGGGCCGCGGCCGTGCCGTAGACGAAGAAGTCGTAGAACTCGATGGCCGTGCCGGCCAGTGAGGCGGCGGCGAGCCGCGTCATGGACGGCTGTGCGTGTGGGAGGTGACGTTGACGCATGCTCCGCCAACCTACCCGGCACACGGGGTGGTTCGGAGGGCGCTAAACGGTCGCGTGGCGCCGGGCCGCGCGCGCCGGGGTCACCAGCCGCGCGTGCGCCACTCCGGCAGGTGCGGGCGCTCCTCGCCCAGCGTGGTGTCCCTGCCGTGCCCGGGGTAGATCCAGGTCTCGTCCGGCAGCGCGTCGAAGAGCTTGGTCTCGACGTCGCGCAGCAGGCTCGCGAACGCCTCGGCGTCCTTCCACGTGTTGCCGACGCCGCCGGGGAAGAGGCAGTCGCCGGTGAAGACGTGCGGATGGCCGTGCGGGTCGTCGTAGACGAGCACGATCGAACCGGGCGTGTGCCCGACCATGTGGCGGGCCGTCAGCGCGACCCGCCCCACCTGGACGG is a window encoding:
- a CDS encoding class I SAM-dependent methyltransferase; the encoded protein is MRTPTARYFYDDLAADYDLMYADWDTSVVRQGVALDDRITRALGPGGHDVLDCACGIGTQALGLAARGHRVTGTDLSPVAAARAAREAAARGLRLAAGAADMRALPLRDASFDVVVCADNSLPHLLTPDDVRTALAEMRRVLRPGGLLLVTTRPYDALRAERPLSTPPAVRTGPDGRSVTFQLWHWHDDGEHYDLELFQLRPGTAETPAPDGGLAPEHDQWVTTVRRATYWALTRDRLTALATEAGLHSTAWHDPEETGFFQPMLTAHR
- a CDS encoding methylated-DNA--[protein]-cysteine S-methyltransferase, translated to MDSCVRVGGPTVEWAVVGSDIGPLLLAATGEGLVTVVFHADGAVRERAVEGLAGRLGAEPVEDATGRLAEPIRMLEAYFAGDLHEFRLPLDWSLTGGFTRQVLRELATTVPYGTVVGYGELARRVGRPDGAQAVGAAMGANPLPVVVPCHRVVESDGGLGGFGGGLETKRRLLELEGVLPQPLF
- a CDS encoding MHYT domain-containing protein; the encoded protein is MQGTVDGFSHGLVTPVVAYLMACLGGALGLRCTTRSVRHRGAFSPGWLALGATSIGAGIWTMHFIAMTGFSIAEVPVDYDRPTTFASLAVAILMVGIGIFIVGLRGPTRMALVTGGTITGLGIATMHYLGMAGMRLQGRIEYDTPTVALSVVVAVVAATSALWAAVSVHGFLPSLGASLVMGLAVTGMHYTGMAAVSVHLHPDDAVDAVALDTMGTLDAAGAMDAMAAGAPTAVSLLAPMLVGPVVFLLLAAIAVMFDPLLVSGGGHPGAGPGGHDAYRPGIPAQRHRDMQRDAHRATRFRDR
- the uvrB gene encoding excinuclease ABC subunit UvrB, with the protein product MRPVSQIERSVAPFEVVSPYQPSGDQPTAIDDLERRIRAGEKDVVLLGATGTGKSATTAWMIERLQRPTLVMAPNKTLAAQLANEFRELLPNNAVEYFVSYYDYYQPEAYVPQSDTYIEKDSSINEEVERLRHSATNSLLTRRDVVVVASVSCIYGLGTPQEYVDRMVPLKVGEEVDRDELLRRFVDIQYTRNDLAFTRGTFRVRGDTIEIFPVYEELAVRIEMFGDEIEALSTLHPLTGEVISEDRELYVFPASHYVAGPERMERAVNGIERELEERLAELEKQGKLLEAQRLRMRTTYDIEMMRQIGSCSGIENYSMHFDDREPGSPPNTLLDYFPEDFLLVIDESHVTVPQIGAMYEGDASRKRTLVDHGFRLPSALDNRPLRWEEFQERIGQTVYLSATPGPYELSRSDGFVEQIIRPTGLVDPEVVVKPTEGQIDDLVHEIRLRTERDERVLVTTLTKKMAEDLTDYFLELGIQVRYLHSDVDTLRRIELLRELRSGEYDVLVGINLLREGLDLPEVSLVAILDADKQGFLRSGTSLIQTIGRAARNVSGQVHMYADTITPAMAQAIDETNRRREKQVAYNEANGIDPQPLRKKINDIVATIAREEIDTEQLLGTGYRQGKDGKGAKSPVPSLGTTAKAAKTGGKGTKAGKAAAGKGALVSDRPAAELAGIIEEMTERMRAAAAELQFEVAARLRDEVSELKKELRQMKEAGIA
- a CDS encoding TerD family protein encodes the protein MTVNLAKGQAISLQKSDGGTLTAVRMGLGWQAAPRRGLFGSRTREIDLDASAVLFADKQPVDVVFFRHLVSDDGSVRHTGDNLVGGAGQGGDDEAILVDLQRVPVHIDQIIFTVNSFTGQTFQEVQNAFCRLVDETNGQELARYTLAGGGQYTAQIMAKVHRSGSAWQMTAIGSPANGRTFQDLMPAIMPHL
- a CDS encoding TerD family protein, whose product is MTAELVRGQNHLLPDTRLEIRVSAGTPVVAGAGLADEHGKVAGSEWVAHPGSPRLPGVEVSRQAAADHRLAVDLEALPAAVHRVTVLLALPAGTGGPGSFGAVAAPFVAVTGLDGTEIASYTITGLDTESAVVALELYRRQGVWKVRAVGQGYAGGLAAMLHDQGLDRAADLATAIQDAVARGVDRSVAAPPPRTADVDRLRHGAPLAPTAPPGPANAQPPQPPQPSEPARPPVGDQPSAGATPPANPAPSTGPARPAGPIDYTHPRRRTTAPPPPPPAAPPTSPGTPSAPVAGDATGWSMEERLYNQVWGMFEDLARATAAYRSAVDFAESRMDQELDRVLSDPRSRIGSAGDAARAAARAKCEELTARAREGLDRDLAQLAAESEVVEPALPVAFARWDNPVWHAYRVPMEIPMALRLGDLHLAESPELRIPMLIRLPLERGLWVDAGRRGSGAAGLLDEGRLRRLALDTAVAHAARLLAVYPPGDFTVHVIDPAGSAAAALAPLTESGVLAAPPATGPGGVATVLSRLTRRVDLVQMAVRGGAAADALPPDLDTAEQLLIVNDFPHGFDDRAVTQLRYLADEGPAVGVHLLMVADREDASAYGPVLDPLWRSLLRVTPVPDDHLADPWVGHAWTYEPPLVPPGSRILHDVLGRVADARRSWRR
- a CDS encoding TerC/Alx family metal homeostasis membrane protein, with protein sequence MDVSMTLWVVTVLGLSALIAIDFFIGRKPHDVSVKEAGIWTVVWIVLAALFGLGLLFAGESQASGEFFAGFITEKSLSVDNLFVFVLIMAKFSVPSHLQQRVLLIGVLIALVLRAIFIAAGAAIIASFSWVFYIFGAFLIYTAWKLVQEARSDEPEEEYEENRLLRSIEQRFGVADRYHDTKLFIRNNGKRVLTPLMVVMLAIGTTDVLFALDSIPAIFGLTQDPYIVFTANAFALMGLRQLYFLIGGLLKKLVHLSYGLSVILGFIGVKLVLHALHESGVHVPEISIPFSLAVICGVLVITTITSLIASRRQAAAEEQAKESAEV
- a CDS encoding MFS transporter, whose translation is MTRLAAASLAGTAIEFYDFFVYGTAAALVLGPLFFPTFSPVAGTLAAFGTFAVGFVSRPLGSVLFGHIGDRYGRRPVLFASLALTGTATVAVGCVPSYATLGVAAPVLLLVLRFLQGLGLGGEWGGAVLLTAEHAPERRRALWASFPQMGPPVGFLLANGIMLALSAWLSDEAFREWGWRVPFWAAGVLALGGLLLRTSLAETPQFQELAESGTRASAPLVEVVRGHWRLVLLTAGALAVGYAVFYAVSTWALAYGTERLGVSRTTMLVCVMAAVAVKGAVTPFAAMLGDRYGRRPLCLAGCAACAVWMFPMVALLHTGRPVMMFLGLLGALLAFITMFSVVAAYLPELYEPRVRCTGAAVGYNLAGVLGGALTPMVATAASGGSGPPWGVAAYLTAIAVLSLGCFALLPETMPRPAAVQEPAEEPAAV